Proteins from a genomic interval of Schistosoma mansoni strain Puerto Rico chromosome 6, complete genome:
- a CDS encoding putative dna-directed RNA polymerase II — MSQMHAVADDFDASELKFSKDFENADTLMLAEVKILLEHRKEQNENATIHELELSPVFTKTLNYVTQFSKFNNRETIESVRNLLTQKRFHNFELASLANLLPDTAEESKALLPSLDSPRFTEEELQQLLDEIQSKRSFQS, encoded by the exons ATGTCACAAATGCATGCAGTAGCTGATGATTTCGATGCATCTGAATTGAAATTCTCTAAAG ATTTTGAGAACGCCGATACATTAATGCTTGCTGAAGTTAAAATATTGTTGGAACATAG AAAAgaacaaaatgaaaatgcaaCAATCCATGAACTTGAATTATCACCAGTATTTACAAAAACATTAAATTATGTAACACAATTTTCCAAATTTAATAATCGTGAAACAATCGAAAGTGTACGAAA CCTTTTAACACAAAAACGATTTCATAATTTTGAATTAGCTTCATTGGCTAATTTATTACCGGATACAGCAGAAGAAAGTAAAGCATTATTACCAAGTTTAGATAGTCCACGTTTTACAGAAGAGGAATTACAACAATTATTAGATGAAATACAATCTAAACGAAGTTTTCAATCATAA